The genomic segment AATCAACAGCGGCCCCGGCATCATGCCTTGCGCCATCAGCGCGCCGATCAATACCGCGGTAATGGTGTCACCGGGAATACCGAACACGGTCATGGGAATCAGCGCCGCGGGCACCACGGCGTTGTTGCCGGACTCTGCCGCTGCCAGGCCCTCGAGCGACCCCTTGCCGAACTTTTCCGGTTCGCGGGAGCGACCGCGGGCCAGGCCATAGGCGATCCAGCAGGCTATCTCCGCCCCCAGGCCAGGCAGCGACCCCAGGAAGGTCCCCAGCGAGGTAGAGCGCAGGATCGTCGGGCGCAGGGCCCAGAACTCCGACCACTTGAGCCTTTCCCCGCCATGCTCCGCCGCCTGCCCGGCATCGTGCATCCGCTCCGGGGGGTGCGTCAGTTGCATGAGAATCTCGCTCAGCGCGAACATGCCGATCAGCAGCGGAATCAGTGACACGCCCCCCAGCAGATCGGTGTTGCCGAAGGTGAAGCGCTGATAGCCCGACATCGGGTCGAGCCCGATGGAGGCGACCAGCAGCCCGAGACCCGCGGCGATCAGACCCTTGAGGAAGCTTTCGCCGCTGACCGTGGCGATCATGGTCAAGGCGATCAGGTAGAGCAGTGCGAACTCCGGAGAACCAAAGCGGATCGCGATGCCGGCTAGCGGGATGGCGACCATGATCAAGACCAGGGTCGCCAGGAAATCCGCCACCACCGAGCTATACAGGCTCAACTCCAGGGCCTTGCGTGATTTGCCCTGCTGGGTCAGCGCATAGCCATCGCGGGCGGTGGCCGCCGCCGCCGCAGTGCCGGGAGTATTGACCAGGATGGCCGGTATCGAGCCGCCGTAGATGGCCCCCTTGTAGATCCCCAAGAGAAAGGGGATGCCAATGGTCGCCTCCATGAAGAAGGTAAAGGGTGCCAGCACCGCCACCGCCATGGTGGCCGTGAGCCCCGGCAGGGCGCCGATCAGGATGCCCCCGGCAAGCCCCGCCGACAGCGCCAGGAAGGTCCAGGGACTGGCCAGCATGGCAAGCCCCTGCTGGAGTACGGCCAGGTCGATCACAGCACCACCCCTCTGGGGAAGTAGACCCCCATGACGCCCTCGAAGAGATGGATCACCAGCGCCGGCGGCACTACCGCCAGCGCCAGCAGCACATACCAGCGGCGTTCGCCGAAGCAGAGTGCCAGCAGCGGCACGGCCAGCATGGTGACCAGCCAGATGCCCAGGAAGCGGATCGATACGACCATGGCCACCATCAGCGCATAGGCGACGAGCGCCCGGGCGGTGTGTCCAGACTCGAAGGCCAACGAGGACGCTGGCCGCCAGGCGGACAGCAGCAGCACCACGCCGAGGCCGGTCACCAGCAGTGCGATCAAGCCGGGGAAGAACGCCGCCGAGCCGATATCGCGGGGGTCTCCAAACGGCGGCGGCGTGCTGTGCACGATGCGCAGAAACATGACCCCCACCGCGATCACCGCGAGTGCCAGCAGCGACTCGATCAATGCCGCACTGTTCGAGCGGCTTACCACGCGGCACCCCCCGGCGGCCGAGGCTTGGGCCGAGCCGGCGCGGGCAGGGCGCAGGGCAGGAACTGGCCGCGCCCGGCGACGCCCAGGTAGTCGCCGTCACGCCACACCACCTCGCCACGTGACAGCGTCAACGCCGGCCAAGCCGACACTGGTATGCCCTCGTAGGGGGTGTAGTCGACGCCGTGATGCAGGTCGCTGTTGCGGATGCGCCGGTCCAGGCCGGTCTCCCAGATCACCAGGTCGGCATCGGCGCCGACGGCGATCGAGCCCTTACGCGGATAGAGGCCATACATGCGCGCCACATTGGTGGCGGTGAGTGCCACGAACTGCTGAATGGTCAAGCGGCCCGTCTCCACCCCATGGCTGAACAGCAGGGCAAGACGCGTTTCGAGTCCCGGGATGCCGTTGGGAATACGCTCGAAGCTGGCGTCGCTGCCGGCCGCGAACTTGCCCTGGGGGCCAGCGAAGGTGAACGGCGCATGATCCGAGGAGAAGATCTGGAAGGCGCCACTCTCCAGGCCATCCCAGACCACTTGCTGGTTGGCCTTGTCGCGCGGCGGCGGGCTGCAGATGCACTTGGCACCGTGGTGATCGTCGTCCTCGATGCCCAGGTCGTCAGCGGTCAGGAACAGGTACTGTGGGCAGGTCTCGGCATAGATGCGTAGGCCGTGGCTGTGCGCCCAGCGCAGCTGCTCTATCGCCTCACGCCCAGAGACGTGGACGATCAGGATCGGCACGTCGACCAGTTCGGCATAGGCAATGGCGCGGTGGGTGGCCTCACGCTCGACCAGCATGGGCCGCGCCTCGGCGTGATAGCGGGGAGCGGTATGGCCATGGGCAAGCAGACGCTCGGTGAGCCAGGCGATGCAGTCGGCATTCTCAGCGTGCACCATGACCATGGCACCGTGCTCACGGGCCACCGCCAGCACGTCGATGATTTCGCGGTCCGACAGCTTCAAGTCGTCGTAGGTCATGTAGATCTTGAACGAGGTGTAGCCTTCGCGGATCAGTGCCGGCAGCTCATTGGCCAGCACCTCGGGGGTCGCGTCGGTCACGATCAGGTGGAAGGCGTAGTCGATACACGCCTTGCCTTCGGCACGCTGGTGATAGTCGTCGACGGCGGCGCGCAGGCTCTGGCCTTTCATCTGGCAGGCAAACGGAAAGACCGTGGTGGTGCCGCCGCAGGCCGCCGAGCGGGTACCGCTGAGAAAGTCGTCGGCCATCTTCGAGCCGTCAGAGGTGGGCTGGTCCAGATGGCAGTGCCCGTCGATGCCGCCTGGCAGCACCCAGCGGCCGGCGGCATCCATCTCTTCACGCCCGGCGCCGAGACCGCTGCCCAGCGCCGTTATCACGCCGTCGCGGATGCCGATATCGGCCTCGAACACATCGGCGGCGGTGGCGCAGCGGGCGCGCCGAATCACCAGATCGAATTCAGCCATGCGCCATCACTCCTTCCATCAGTTGACCCCAACCGCTGACTGACGCCTCGCCATGTCCGGTCATGCGCAGCATCTTCCACACCACGGTGGCCGTGGTATCCAGCACCGGTACTCCCAGCTCCGCCTCCCACTGTGCTACCAGGTCGGCCGAACAGAGATTGGTGCAGGCCACCACGATGGCCGGCGCGCCGGCCTGGGCCACACGCCGTACCTGGGCGGTGAGCGTTTCCGCGCTGACCTCGGCGTAGGCGAAGTTCTCGCTAATGCCCAGATGGTCTTCGGTGACCACCGCAAATCCTTCGCCGCGGTAGTTGTCGAGAATTCGCTGCTGCACGTCGTCGGTGTAGGGCGTCACCAGACCAAACTCGCGTAGGCCGTATTCGGCGAGAATCTCATTCAGCGCCAGCATCGATGTGGTTGCCGGAATACCCGTTTCATCCGTAATCCGCTGGCACAGGGTCACGTCATGGTCGAACCCCAGCCAGCCGGCCGAGGTGCCGCTCCAGCCGATCACGTCGACCCGGGCGTCGGCCAGCAGGCAGGCTGCCGCCAGCACGTGGCGATCATCGAACTGGCCCAGCGCCCGCGCGCTGAGCGCAATTTCAGTCACGCTAAAGCGCGAGAAGTGCGCGCTGACCCCGGGAACCTTGGCCACCATGGCAGCCGTGAGCGGCTCGAGCGCCGTATTGGACGAAGGCGTGAGCACGCCGAATCGACTGCGGTTCACGGTCATTGGGAGCCTCCTTGGGTCGGGTGGGTAGTGATGGTCAGCGGCTGGGCGCCCTGCCATAGGCAGCGTCGACCCAGTTCCGGGAGCTGCTCGAGTCCTTCGACGAGGCTCATGAAATGATTGCCAGCGATCGGCCCCAGCTTGCTGGCAAAGCTGCACGCGCCGTAGGCCAGCAGGATCTCGGTCTCGCTGTATCCGCCGGGGTAGAACAGCACGTCGCCGGGAGCGGGATAGCGGGTGGGGTTCTCCCACGGCAGGGCGAAGTCCTTATCGCCCAGGGGTATCCACACCCCTTCACCGCTCCAGCGCACGTGCACCAGCTGCGTCTGCCAGGGCAGGAGCGCGAGAAAGGCTGCCGCGCTGTGCGGCGCATCGGGACGGGTCTCGGCCACGAACTCGAGGTCGTGGGAGACCAGCCGCAGGCGGACGACACTCTCGGCCGACTCAGGACGGCTCATTGCTGATCCTCCCGGCCGATCAGCTGCCGCAGTGCCGGCGACAAGCCCACAGCACCTTTCACCGGCGGCGCGGCGTAGCTGCCCGCGGTCGCCTTGGCGGGGCCCAGGCGGGCCAACAGCTCCGCCTGCTGCACCGCGCAGCTCACCCCATCCACCACCGGCACCGGTATGCGCTGTGCCACGCTGCGCGCCAGGCCGGCCAGAGGCGCGCCGGCGATGATCAGCACATCCGCGCCATCGTCGCGAATCGCCGCCTCACACAGCGCCACCAGCTGCTCGCCCTTGTCCTGCTGCACGCTGCCGATATTGGCCAGCGGCTCGTCCAGACAGCGGATACCGGCCAGACGCGAGGTCATGCCATAGCGATCAACGGTCTCGGCGTACCAGGCCCGAATACGCCGCGAGATGGCCACGATGCCGATCTTGCCGCCGAGCATGGCGGCGCTCATCAGCGCACTCTCGGTCAGGCCCACCACCGGTATCGGCAGCATCTCGCGGGCCGCTTCAAGCCCCGGGTCGCCAAAGGCGGCCACCACGGCGGCATCGTGTCCGGAAAAGTGGTCGGCCAGCTCGTTGAGCGTCGCGTAAGCGCCGATGGCAGCCTCGGCGCGGGTCTCGATATAGGCCACGCCCAGCGCCGCCGTGCGCAGGGTCAGCTCAGTCCCCGGACTGGCCGTACGGCGCGCCTCGGCCTCGATCAGCTCGGTGACGCTGTGCGAGATGTTGGGATTGACGATCAGCAGTTTCATGGGCGCTCCCTCGAGCCGTTAGCAGGGTCAGACCTGGGCCCGGGCGCGGGACCAGAGTGCTTCGGCCGCGTGCTGGGCATCGGCCAGCAGCGCCGGCGTATCCGCCAGGCACAGCTCGCCCCCCTCGACCACCACCTGCCCATTGCAGACCACCATCTCCACATCGCGCCCCTGGGCGGTATGCACCAGATTGCCCAGCGCATTGATCAGCGGCACCAGGTGCGGGCGGCGGAAATCGAAGACCGCCAGGTCGGCGCGCTTGCCGGGCGTCAGCGAGCCCAGCTCATGCCCCAGGCCAAGCGCCTTGGCGCCGTTCAGGGTGGCCATCTCCAGCACATGGTGAGGCTGCCAGGTGTCGTTCACCTCGCCTTCCTGGACGCGGCCCATGATCAGCGCCCAGCGCATGACCTCGACCATGTCGGCGTGCATGTTGTCGGTGGCCAGTGTCAGGTTGGCGCCGGCTTGACGCAGTCGGGTGGTGGGGGCAATGCGCCCGCCGGTGGCATTGCCGCGCGGGACATGGGCGATATTGGTGCCTGCACGACCGATACGCGCGATATCGCTGTCGCTGACGTACATACAGTGCGCCGCAGTGAAGCGCGGCCCGAGCAGCCCGACCTCCTCGAGCAGCTCACTCGGGCTCATGCCGTCGCGCTCCTCGACGCGACGATTCTCCTTGCGGCTCTGGGAGAGATGACCATTGACCTGGATACCCAGGGCGTCGCGGGTCTCGGCCACCTTCGCCAGCAGCTCGCGGGAGCAGGTGTCCGGCGCATGGGCCGCCAGCTCGACGCCCAGGCGGCCATCCATCTTGCCCTGCCAGCGCTCATGCAGCGACACCGCCTCGCCCAGCGTCTTCTCGCCAATCGCGGTGCGATGCTCCCACACCCCTTCATGAACGCGACTGAAGTCCACATCATGGATGCGGCCACAGGTGATCACCCGCATGCCCAGTTCGCCCATCGCCGGCAGCGTCAGGTCGGCATGCACATAGCTGTCATTGATCAGGGTGGAACCGAACAGCAACGCCTCGGCGGCGCCCAGTCGCGCCAGTGCCACCGCTTCTTCCTCGCTGACTTCATGGCCGTGGGGCACGCCCGGGGTGTAGGCCGGGGCGAAGCCCATGTCCTCGGCCACGCCACGTACCATGCTCAGGATGGTGTGGGTATGCACATTGACGAAACCTGGAATGATCACTCGACCATGCATATCCAGGGTAAGGCGGGCGGGTGGGAGCGGCTCGCCGGCAGCGTGGGGGCCCACCTCGACCAGGCGCCCCTGATGGATCACCAAGCGACCGCAGGCGATCTCACCGAGCTGTGGGTCCACGGTCAGTAAGCGCGCGCCGTAAATCACCAGGTCGGCGGGGTGCTCGGCGTCGAACGGAGAGGGTGTCGGCATGGTCTGCTCCTCAGGATTCAGTAACCGAGTGCACGAGGCAGCGCGGTGACGATTTGCGGAAAGGCGATGCATAGCCCGAGGATCGCGAACTGGAAGGCGACGAACGGCAGTGACTCTCTGACCAGCGTCATCATCGGCACCTTGGTGATGCCGCTCATGACGAAGTAGAGCACGCCAACCGGCGGCGTCATCATGCCGACCACCAGGTTGTACATGAACAGAAAGCCGAAATAGAGCGGATCGATGCCGTACAGCACGGCGACGGGCGCGAACAGCGGCACCAGCATGATGTAGGCGGCGTTGGACTCGATCAGCATGCCGATCACCACCAGCAGCGCCATGGTCAGCAAGATGAAGATCATCGGGTCCGCGGTCAGCGACTGGATGAACGATGACAGCATCATCGGCACCATCTCGATGGTGAAAATGAAGGTCAGCACCGACGCAAACGCGATCAGCGCACCGACCATTGCCGAGGTCACCGCGGCGCGGTAGAGACAGCCCGGCAGGTCGGCGACACGCAGACGACGCGTAACGACGAATCCAATGAACGCCGAGTAGACCACCGCGATGGCCGCCCCTTCGGTCGCGGTAAAGATGCCGCCTACGATGCCGCCTACCACGATCACCGGCATCAGGATGATGACAATGGCGCGCCGCGCCTGACGCGCCACATTGCAGAGATTGAAGCGCTCGCCGGTCAGCGGATAGCCGCGCTTCCAGGAGATCCAGCTCGCAATGACCATGAAGCCCACGGCCAGCAGGATGCCGGGCAGGATACCCGCCATGAACAGCCCGCCCACCGACACCGAAGAGCCGGCCATCAGGGCGTAGACGATCATCGCATTGCTGGGCGGGATCACCGGGCCCAGATTGGCCGCCGAGGCAATCACCGCCCCCGAGTAGGCATCCGGGTAGTACTTGCGCAGCGACGGCACCAGCGTACTGCCCATGGCGCTGGCGCTGGCCACCGCCGCGCCGCTCACCGACGCGAAAATGGTGCCGGAGGTAATCGTCACGTGGGCCAGGCCGCCGTGCATCCTGCCCACTAGGCTGTTGGCAAAGGAGATGAGCCGGTCCATGATCCCGGCTCTCACCATCAGCTCACCGGCGAGCATGAACAGCGGAATGGCCATCAGCGGGAAACTGTTGACGGCGTGCAGCATTCGCTGCGGCATCACCACCAGCTCGAAATCGAGCATCCACAGGCCCGCCAGCGACCCAAAGCCGAGGGCGAAGGCCAGCGGCATGCCGAGTACCGCCAAGCCCAGAAACAACCCTATCGCCAGCCAGGTCATGTCAGCTCCTCCCAGGTGCGAGACCCGCCCCAGGCCAGCAGGGCCAGATGCAGGAAGGCATGGGCACCGCAGATCAGCACCGCGATGTAATAGATCGCCGAAGTGATCGGCAGTGTCGGCATCAGCTCGGGCCAGCGATCGAGGGTCGCCACCCAGGCGCCCAGCATCACCATCAGCATCAAGGTCGTCGAAACGCCTGCCATCAAGCGGAAAAGCAGCTCCTTCAGCCACTCAGGCATCAGCATGACGAACAAGTCGATGCCCACGTGAACCCCATGCTTCACACCATGGGGAATAGCCAGGAAGATGGCCCAGACGAAGAACAGCCGCGACAGCTCGTCGGCAGAGTCGATCGACGACCCCAATACATAGCGCCAGAACACCTGCAGGGAGACGATGGTCGCCATCAGGCCCATCACGGCCACGATGCCCCAGTAGGTGGTGGCATCGAGCAGCTCCACGATGCGCTTGGCACGCCGAAAGGCTCGGGAACGTGGCGGGGGCTTGGGCCCCCGCGCCTTGGCATCGTCGTGCGGTGGTGCAGATGTGTCCGTCATGCCTGACCTCACAGCGCCGCTTCGGCTTCCTGGATCACCAGTTCGAGGAACTCAGGATCAACGCGCTCCGCGAGGCTCTCGGCGACTTCCATGGTCGCTTCGCGCAGTTCGGCGCGCAGCTCCGCCGAGATCGGAGTGAACTCCATACCGGCCTCGATCAGCTGCTCGCGCCAGGACTCCTCCTCCTCTGCCGCAGCCTCACGCTGCCACTCCATGGCCGCTGTCATCGCCTCATCGACGATCACGCGATGCTCCTCGGAGAGGCGCTCATAGCTACGCTGATTGGCGACGGCGTTGATGAAGTCGTAGAAGTGGCCACTGTCGGAGAGATGCTCCTGGACCTCGTTGAAGCGACGGCTGGCGATGATGTTGTAGGGGTTCTCCTGACCGTCAAGCACTCCCTGCTGCAGGGCGGAGTAGAGTTCAGAAA from the Halomonas sp. 1513 genome contains:
- a CDS encoding dihydropyrimidinase, with product MAEFDLVIRRARCATAADVFEADIGIRDGVITALGSGLGAGREEMDAAGRWVLPGGIDGHCHLDQPTSDGSKMADDFLSGTRSAACGGTTTVFPFACQMKGQSLRAAVDDYHQRAEGKACIDYAFHLIVTDATPEVLANELPALIREGYTSFKIYMTYDDLKLSDREIIDVLAVAREHGAMVMVHAENADCIAWLTERLLAHGHTAPRYHAEARPMLVEREATHRAIAYAELVDVPILIVHVSGREAIEQLRWAHSHGLRIYAETCPQYLFLTADDLGIEDDDHHGAKCICSPPPRDKANQQVVWDGLESGAFQIFSSDHAPFTFAGPQGKFAAGSDASFERIPNGIPGLETRLALLFSHGVETGRLTIQQFVALTATNVARMYGLYPRKGSIAVGADADLVIWETGLDRRIRNSDLHHGVDYTPYEGIPVSAWPALTLSRGEVVWRDGDYLGVAGRGQFLPCALPAPARPKPRPPGGAAW
- a CDS encoding Asp/Glu/hydantoin racemase, whose protein sequence is MTVNRSRFGVLTPSSNTALEPLTAAMVAKVPGVSAHFSRFSVTEIALSARALGQFDDRHVLAAACLLADARVDVIGWSGTSAGWLGFDHDVTLCQRITDETGIPATTSMLALNEILAEYGLREFGLVTPYTDDVQQRILDNYRGEGFAVVTEDHLGISENFAYAEVSAETLTAQVRRVAQAGAPAIVVACTNLCSADLVAQWEAELGVPVLDTTATVVWKMLRMTGHGEASVSGWGQLMEGVMAHG
- a CDS encoding cyclophilin-like superfamily protein, which produces MSRPESAESVVRLRLVSHDLEFVAETRPDAPHSAAAFLALLPWQTQLVHVRWSGEGVWIPLGDKDFALPWENPTRYPAPGDVLFYPGGYSETEILLAYGACSFASKLGPIAGNHFMSLVEGLEQLPELGRRCLWQGAQPLTITTHPTQGGSQ
- a CDS encoding Asp/Glu/hydantoin racemase — translated: MKLLIVNPNISHSVTELIEAEARRTASPGTELTLRTAALGVAYIETRAEAAIGAYATLNELADHFSGHDAAVVAAFGDPGLEAAREMLPIPVVGLTESALMSAAMLGGKIGIVAISRRIRAWYAETVDRYGMTSRLAGIRCLDEPLANIGSVQQDKGEQLVALCEAAIRDDGADVLIIAGAPLAGLARSVAQRIPVPVVDGVSCAVQQAELLARLGPAKATAGSYAAPPVKGAVGLSPALRQLIGREDQQ
- a CDS encoding hydrolase, which gives rise to MPTPSPFDAEHPADLVIYGARLLTVDPQLGEIACGRLVIHQGRLVEVGPHAAGEPLPPARLTLDMHGRVIIPGFVNVHTHTILSMVRGVAEDMGFAPAYTPGVPHGHEVSEEEAVALARLGAAEALLFGSTLINDSYVHADLTLPAMGELGMRVITCGRIHDVDFSRVHEGVWEHRTAIGEKTLGEAVSLHERWQGKMDGRLGVELAAHAPDTCSRELLAKVAETRDALGIQVNGHLSQSRKENRRVEERDGMSPSELLEEVGLLGPRFTAAHCMYVSDSDIARIGRAGTNIAHVPRGNATGGRIAPTTRLRQAGANLTLATDNMHADMVEVMRWALIMGRVQEGEVNDTWQPHHVLEMATLNGAKALGLGHELGSLTPGKRADLAVFDFRRPHLVPLINALGNLVHTAQGRDVEMVVCNGQVVVEGGELCLADTPALLADAQHAAEALWSRARAQV
- a CDS encoding C4-dicarboxylate ABC transporter permease, whose amino-acid sequence is MTWLAIGLFLGLAVLGMPLAFALGFGSLAGLWMLDFELVVMPQRMLHAVNSFPLMAIPLFMLAGELMVRAGIMDRLISFANSLVGRMHGGLAHVTITSGTIFASVSGAAVASASAMGSTLVPSLRKYYPDAYSGAVIASAANLGPVIPPSNAMIVYALMAGSSVSVGGLFMAGILPGILLAVGFMVIASWISWKRGYPLTGERFNLCNVARQARRAIVIILMPVIVVGGIVGGIFTATEGAAIAVVYSAFIGFVVTRRLRVADLPGCLYRAAVTSAMVGALIAFASVLTFIFTIEMVPMMLSSFIQSLTADPMIFILLTMALLVVIGMLIESNAAYIMLVPLFAPVAVLYGIDPLYFGFLFMYNLVVGMMTPPVGVLYFVMSGITKVPMMTLVRESLPFVAFQFAILGLCIAFPQIVTALPRALGY